A genomic window from Aquila chrysaetos chrysaetos chromosome 9, bAquChr1.4, whole genome shotgun sequence includes:
- the LOC115345733 gene encoding RNA-binding Raly-like protein, whose protein sequence is MTLFGSGDAGWRYLDMAREPKPSRARLGQKRQHGSSLYHSNCDLDYDLYRDDFPYRVYEYQKIPPLINRIPVKARRTHVGAGGKSSLSPQPGARSSTSSTAGRTKLRAEELHSIKGELSQIKAQVDSLLESLDRMDQRRERLTGSKESEKKRVETGAESPSPAGEGSREPRGKEGMGADGHSDLRNIDSAEDSTDTEETVKNHMSDPEGSQ, encoded by the exons ATGACGCTCTTCGGCAGCGGGGACGCGGGCTGGAGAT ATTTGGACATGGCCAGGGAACCCAAGCCAAGCCGGGCCAGGCTGGGCCAGAAGCGGCAGCACGGCAGCAGCCTGTACCA CAGTAACTGTGACCTGGACTATGATCTCTACAGGGACGACTTTCCGTACCG GGTGTACGAGTACCAGAAGATCCCCCCCCTCATTAACCGCATCCCGGTCAAGGCCAGACGAACTcatgtgggagcaggaggcaaaAGCAGCCTGAGCCCCCAGCCTGGGGCGAGGAGCAGCACCAGCTCCACAGCAGGACGGACAAAAT TGCGGGCCGAAGAGCTGCACTCCATCAAAGGAGAGCTGAGCCAGATCAAGGCGCAGGTGGACAGTCTGCTGGAGAGCCTGGACCGCATGGACCAGCGGAGAGAGCGTCTCACGG GGTCCAAGGAGAGCGAGAAGAAGAGGGTAGAGACGGGGGCAGAGTCACCGTCCCCAGCAGGAGAGGGGTCACGGGAGCCccgggggaaggaggggatgggaGCTGATGGGCACAGCGACCTGCGCAACATTGACAGCGCCGAGGACAGCACAGACACGGAGGAGACG GTGAAAAACCACATGTCGGACCCCGAGGGGAGCCAGTAG
- the EXOSC6 gene encoding exosome complex component MTR3 — translation MNKSSLSRLLPPRLCLRGRAGPGSSSCLPPCLFSPPTMPLDHRRLRGPEESQPPELWAAGTGGVPEKEEEEDAAPQDPCALRPLFARAGLLSQAEGSAYVELGGGTKVLCAAWGPREAAEPGAAAAVGGGRLLCEFYRAPFAGRGARRRPGSAAERDAEREAAAALREALEPAVRLARYPRARLAVSALLLQDGGSALAAAISAAALALADAGVEMYDLVVGCALCRSPGPAAAWMLQPGEPEERRAVARLTVALLPALNQVSAVLGGGQGSPPDDWAQALRLGLDGCHRLYPVLRQSLLRASRRRDAAAAAATTTTA, via the coding sequence ATGAATAAAAGCTCCCTGTCCCGCCTGCTGCCGCCTCGGCTCTGCTTacgggggcgggccgggccgggctcctcctcctgcctgcctccctgcctgttTTCTCCACCGACCATGCCGCTGGATCACCGCCGCTTGCGGGGCCCGGAGGAGTCGCAGCCGCCGGAGCTGTGGGCAGCGGGAACCGGGGGAGTGCcggagaaggaagaggaggaggatgcggCGCCGCAGGACCCCTGCGCCCTGCGGCCCCTCTTCGCCCGGGCCGGGCTGCTGAGCCAGGCGGAGGGCTCGGCCTACGTGGAGCTGGGCGGCGGAACCAAGGTCCTCTGCGCCGCATGGGGCCCGCGGGAAGCGGCCgagcccggcgcggcggcggcggtgggagGGGGGCGGCTGCTCTGCGAGTTCTACCGGGCCCCTTTCGCCgggcgcggggcgcggcggAGGCCGGGCTCGGCGGCGGAACGGGATGCGGAACGAGAAGCGGCGGCGGCTCTGCGGGAAGCGCTGGAACCGGCCGTGCGGTTGGCTCGTTACCCGCGGGCTCGCCTGGCCGTCAGCgccttgctgctgcaggacGGTGGTTCCGCCTTGGCCGCCGCCATCAGCGCCGCTGCCTTGGCCCTGGCTGATGCTGGCGTGGAGATGTACGACTTGGTGGTGGGTTGCGCCTTGTGCCGGTCCCCCGGTCCCGCAGCTGCGTGGATGCTGCAACCCGGGGAACCCGAAGAGCGTCGTGCCGTCGCCCGGCTCACCgtggctctgctgcctgctctcaACCAGGTGTCGGCGGTGCtgggcggcgggcagggcagcCCTCCCGACGACTGGGCGCAGGCGTTGCGCCTCGGCCTCGACGGCTGCCATCGTCTCTACCCTGTGCTGCGGCAGAGCCTGCTGCgggcctcccgccgccgcgatgccgctgctgccgccgccaccaccaccactgcgTGA